From a region of the Dictyostelium discoideum AX4 chromosome 2 chromosome, whole genome shotgun sequence genome:
- a CDS encoding phospholipid-translocating P-type ATPase family protein — protein sequence MKLGKLKIRRKKARPSYPIIEIRPNKTTENDVNKSKGYKSNDISTTKYTRYNFIFKNLFEQFKRITNIYFAAICVITLIPQVSPLSPVTSLLPLIFVLVVTALKEAFEDYRRYKADKASNYTQYQVYRDGSFRLIKSKHICVGDFIRIDNDQAFPSDILVLSSNLEDGICYVETSQLDGETNLKLFKAAKETNSLTQEQLLDLNANIECELPNNNLYKFKGKFTLQNDNSTFSLSEKQLMLRVSGARLRNTHFIIGIVLYCGKDTKLSLNQKNPPSKFSTIETRLGRSVIGIFCFKVVLVIIATVLSSLFEFNTARDSWYLRSDFDSLGFTIVKNFVSYFAILSFLIPMSLMVTLEVVKVSQAKYMEWDVKMSYKENKKYEKQIEQPQEELKIKNEDKTTTTTISPNGDIELSNIVAKKEKSKILNKYMSVKNSNLNDELALIKYIFSDKTGTLTENRMLFSKCSINGTCFDGAMNQQLLDEVTSKTKNEESIREFLLNMSLCHAAVSDVNEETGKITYQSQSPDEIALCDCAKINQFEFINRTSTHAQIRVMGEDKQYQLLAIMEFSSDRRRMSILLREEDENNDNNSTETTPIDDSSTTDIDGNLLTPPPQLTNLKKKGKIILYSKGADSIMMERLSEKESNSELLEQTKEHISQFSREGLRTLILAKREISQEEYSNWSQQYHEASTLIHDREAEMERLNDQIERGFELVGCTAIEDKLQDGVPETIDYLLKANIKVWIITGDKQETAINIGYSCKLLVPEIPIIIINAESTEECGTQIKRAIENFIDPETQVDKKVSMVINGESLTFVLKDHSADFLKIAAKCHSVVACRVTPLQKALIVRLVKKSTKEVCLSIGDGANDVSMIQEAHIGVGIFGNEGTQAARASDYALLRFRHLARLITVHGRYSMVRNSLCIKYSFYKNMAFFLCQFWFSIYSGWTAMTLYDSWIVTTFNILMTSVPPYFMALFEKDVNEKIIPKNPHLFKEVQDCHLFQYRSILNWLIGALYHSVVFFFGLYFFLDGSGDMVNQWGRIGGKELAGSFCATFAVLSILLKAAIEIKHWNFIVHIGIWGSVIVYLVISLVDSSIITQIPNMYWVFIYALHLLKFYVMVIIMIFIALVPDFTLKFVRRHLSPTNSNIEQEKYILNRGKNKNNIDNDEEI from the exons atgaaacttggaaaattaaaaattagaaGAAAGAAGGCTAGACCATCATATCCAATTATAGAGATTAGACCAAATAAAACCACAGAAAATGATGTAAATAAAAGCAAAGgatataaatcaaatgatatttcaacaacaaaatatacaagatataattttatatttaagaatttatttgaacaatttaaaaggattacaaatatttatttcGCGGCTATTTGTGTGATTACATTGATCCCACAAGTTTCACCCTTGTCACCAGTTACTTCGTTACTTCCATTAATATTCGTATTGGTTGTGACAGCGTTAAAGGAAGCATTTGAGGATTATCGTAGATATAAAGCTGATAAAGCATCCAATTATACCCAATACCAAGTCTATAGAGATGGTTCATTCAGGTTAATTAAAAGTAAACATATTTGTGTTGGTGATTTCATTAGAATTGATAACGATCAAGCATTTCCATCAGATATTTTAGTATTATCATCAAATCTTGAAGATGGCATTTGTTATGTTGAAACTAGTCAATTGGATGGTGAAACTAATcttaaactttttaaagcCGCTAAAGAAACAAATTCACTCACTCAAGAACAacttttagatttaaatgcAAATATTGAATGtgaattaccaaataataatttatataaatttaaaggtAAATTCACTCTtcaaaatgataattcaaccttttcattatcagaaaaacaattaatgtTAAGAGTGagt GGTGCAAGATTAAGAAATACACATTTTATAATTGGTATTGTACTTTATTGTGGTAAAGATACAAAATTAAgtttaaatcaaaagaatCCACCAAGTAAATTTTCAACAATTGAAACTAGATTAGGTAGATCGGTAATTggtattttttgttttaaagttGTTTTAGTAATTATTGCAACtgttttatcatcattatttgaatttaatactGCAAGAGATTCTTGGTATCTTCGATCTGATTTTGATTCTTTAGGTTTTACAATTGTTAAAAATTTCGTTTCATATTTtgcaattttatcatttttaattccaaTGTCGTTAATGGTAACTTTAGAAGTTGTAAAAGTTTCACAAGCAAAATATATGGAATG gGATGTTAAAATGAgttataaagaaaataaaaaatatgaaaaacaaattgaacaACCAcaagaagaattaaaaattaaaaatgaagataaaacaacaactacaactataTCACCAAATGGtgatattgaattatcaaatattgtggcaaaaaaagagaaatcaaagattttaaataaatatatgtctgtaaaaaattcaaatttaaatgatgagttagcattaattaaatatatattttcagATAAAACAGGTACATTAACAGAGAATAGAAtgttattttcaaaatgttCAATTAATGGTACTTGCTTTGATGGCGCAATGAATCAACAACTATTGGATGAAGTTACatcaaaaactaaaaatgaaGAATCAATTAGAGAATTCCTTTTGAATATGTCACTTTGTCATGCTGCAGTTTCAGATGTTAATGAAGAAACTGGTAAAATCACCTACCAATCTCAATCACCAGATGAAATTGCATTATGTGATTGTgcaaaaattaatcaatttgaatttataaatcgTACTTCAACTCATGCTCAAATTAGAGTAATGGGTGAAGATAAACAATATCAATTATTAGCAATTATGGAATTTTCTTCTGATCGTCGTAGAATGTCAATTTTATTAAgagaagaagatgaaaataatgataataattcaactgAAACAACACCAATTGATGATTCTTCAACAACTGATATTGACGGTAATTTattaacaccaccaccacaattaacaaatttaaaaaaaaaaggtaaaattaTACTTTATTCAAAAGGTGCAGATTCAATTATGATGGAACGTTTATCAGAAAAAGAAAGTAATTCAGAATTATTAGAACAAACTAAAGAACATATTTCACAATTTTCACGTGAAGGTTTACGTACATTAATTTTAGCAAAACGTGAAATTTCTCAAGAAGAATATTCAAATTGGTCACAACAATATCATGAAGCATCAACGTTAATTCATGATCGTGAAGCTGAAATGGAGAGATTGAATGATCAAATTGAACGTGGTTTTGAATTGGTTGGTTGTACTGCTATCGAAGATAAATTACAAGATGGTGTACCAGAAACTATTGATTATCTACTGAAAGCAAATATTAAAGTTTGGATTATTACAGGTGATAAACAAGAGACAGCAATTAATATCGGTTACTcttgtaaattattagtaCCAGAAATtccaatcattattattaacgcCGAATCAACTGAAGAATGTGGTACTCAAATTAAGAGGgcaattgaaaatttcatTGATCCAGAAACTCAAGTTGATAAAAAAGTTTCAATGGTTATCAATGGTGAATCTTTGACCTTTGTATTAAAAGATCATAGTGCTGATTTCTTAAAGATTGCAGCAAAATGTCATTCAGTTGTGGCATGTAGAGTCACACCACTCCAAAAGGCATTGATTGTACGTTTGGTTAAGAAATCCACTAAAGAAGTTTGTCTTTCCATTGGTGATGGTGCAAATGATGTTTCAATGATTCAAGAGGCACATATTGGTGTTGGTATTTTCGGTAATGAAGGTACTCAAGCTGCCCGTGCCTCTGATTATGCACTTTTAAGATTCCGTCATTTAGCTCGTTTAATTACGGTTCATGGTCGTTATTCAATGGTTCGTAATTCACTTTGTATCAAATATTCATTCTATAAGAATATGGCATTCTTTTTATGTCAATTTTGGTTCTCCATTTATTCAGGTTGGACAGCTATGACCCTATACGATAGTTGGATCGTTACCACTTTCAATATTCTTATGACTTCAGTTCCACCTTATTTCATGGCATTGTTTGAAAAAGatgtaaatgaaaaaatcaTTCCAAAGAATCCACATCTATTTAAAGAGGTTCAAGATTGTCATCTCTTCCAATATCGTTCTATTTTAAATTGGTTAATTGGTGCACTATATCATAGTGTTGTATTCTTTTTTGGTCTTTACTTCTTTTTAGATGGTAGTGGTGATATGGTTAATCAATGGGGTAGAATTGGTGGTAAAGAATTGGCTGGTAGTTTCTGTGCAACCTTTGCTGTGCTCTCAATTCTCTTAAAGGCTGctattgaaattaaacatTGGAATTTCATCGTCCATATTGGTATTTGGGGTTCcgtaattgtttatttagtAATCTCATTGGTTGATAGCAGTATCATCACACAAATTCCAAATATGTATTGGGTTTTCATTTACGCtttacatttattaaaattctaTGTAATGGTTATCATTATGATTTTCATTGCTTTAGTTCCAGATTTTACTCTTAAATTTGTTCGTAGACATTTATCACCAActaattcaaatattgaacaagaaaaatatattttaaatagaggtaaaaataaaaataatattgataatgatgaagaaatttaa
- the rpa1 gene encoding RNA polymerase I, largest subunit — MSMSQSALIKEEISSVSFQFYTSDDVRKLSVKQIVEIESFDMLGGPVPGGLHDPALGPTGPAERCATCSLDFIECPGHFGHIELAIPCYNPVSFQTIFKLLKNKCFHCHHFKHGKPIINQFIEELTLLFKGDVVKARNLRERNVLLRGYEEKKKGKSNEEGEEVMESDESDSDKMDTDENKTNGKIICDGVFNAKEIYSGKATHIEDFKREVFKEFFGSFSGYAIPCGNCGAYSPRLRNGDASKSKLFIMPLHDKYATKNSAIKLPTNFSSVKEQTEHGTWFAPWEVLDNMKKLFENEKEILDMLLGHLVPIVTNKGGAKKNVGRQFTKESNVDSLFMRVFPVTPARYRPPNFVNGRRSEHPQNSHYKGMVKSNKMIRQSIDAGEGKAKFLVNSVCDLQMHVNNMYDNSKSNSNTNEVANGIKQILEKKEGLFRKHMMGKRVNYAARTVISPDISLETNEMGVPQYFAKTLTFPQPVTSFNYNQLAQAVINGPEQYPGANFIEDENGHLINLSKESQEKRIALSKTLLTSHPHAPRGVNKKVYRHLLSGDYVLANRQPTLHKPGIMGHRVKVLGKNEKTLRMHYSNCSTYNADFDGDEMNIHFPQSLLASAEIREICANNYQYLVPRNGAPLRGLIQDHILTGVLLTKRDTLFTKADFQAILYASCWSVNTKHPIVTPPPCILKPVPLWSGKQLISAALNQLTIGRAPLNLEAPSKIPTKMWGTKGLEITRDSHVIIRQNEMVAGILDKGHFGASSYGLVHTCYELYDPDVAGSLLTLLGRMFTNYLQSRGFTCGVDDLLMKNKEEKFRVETLKKANEEGYTVAAKFADLSKYDEQKARDFFSKALQSEREVARLDGLLKKGLNQYTSKVIDTLIPGGQQKPFPKNNFSLMTVSGAKGSVVNFSQVSCLLGQQELEGKRVPRMVSGKTLPSFQAYDASARAGGFVMDRFLTGVRPQDYFFHCMAGREGLIDTAVKTSRSGYLQRCLIKHLEGLSVQYDNTVRESDGSVIQFNYGEDSLEIGKTPYLTKFPIIAENYELFKSQFPMEQLIEQLKNQEVVEYNRSIKTQPELDPVMSKFNPSSDLGCVSESFMNQLNHYIESNPQKLIKTTSNRDGKINEKDFRNLMYLYYSRSMVSPGESVGLLCAQSIGEPSTQMTLNTFHLAGRGEANVTLGIPRLRELIMTATTKPITPLMEFQINDSTNKVETEKMAKYLEILKLSDIIKDITVQEYFQDTNRNYDIEIEFIPTLQQVLSLHRIKEKQLNKLFGEFNKVIKRQVKSQGKLKVNNGDIGLGSKVRGSDLVEDDSLTINDDDAPANDDTTNNDENTSQQQPSSQNKKSKSKVITQDDDSVAAKSKNKKKQNVNYEDGEEEAEEKDSDEGESEAEESDDKSDVDSDSDEISNSRSSNSFSDESIEFDQKKLTFTISVASDSKKVLMLGIVETEASKFVLKSCKGITRCFVNEKQVGGKTHYSIQSEGVNLSEIFELRDKLKIDEIYTNDIYAILQKYGVEACRQAVTSEISNVFAAYGISVDKRHLILLGDYMTFEGGYRALNRIGIENNTSPFQKMSFETTFSFLSKASLMGDYDTVTSPSSRIVLGQIVKNGTGSFTIVAPVK; from the exons atgtcaATGTCACAAAGTgcattaattaaagaagagATCTCAAGTGTATCTTTTCAATTCTATACATCAGATGATGTTAGAAAATTAAGTGTTAAACAAATTGTAGAGATTGAATCATTCGATATGTTGGGTGGTCCAGTTCCAGGTGGTTTACATGATCCAGCTTTAGGTCCAACTGGTCCAGCTGAAag atgcGCAACATGTTCATTGGATTTTATTGAATGTCCAGGTCATTTTGGTCATATTGAATTAGCAATTCCATGTTATAATCCAGTTAGTTTTCaaacaattttcaaattattaaaaaataaatgtttcCATTGTCATCATTTTAAACATGGTAAACCAATT attaatcaatttattgaagaattaacattattatttaaaggtGATGTTGTTAAAGCAAGAAATTTAAGAGAAAGAAATGTTTTACTTAGAGGTTAtgaagagaaaaagaaaggaaaatcaaatgaagaaGGCGAAGAAGTAATGGAATCAGATGAATCAGATTCAGATAAAATGGATACTGATGAGAATAAAACAAAtggtaaaattatttgtgaTGGTGTTTTTAATGCAAAAGAAATCTATTCAGGTAAAGCAACACATATTGAAGATTTTAAGAGAGaagtttttaaagaattcttTGGATCATTCTCTGGTTATGCTATACCATGTGGTAATTGTGGTGCATATTCACCACGTTTACGTAATGGTGATGCATCAAAATCCAAACTTTTCATTATGCCTTTACATGATAAATATGCCACTAAAAACAGTGCTATCAAACTTCCAACCAATTTTTCATCAGTTAAAGAACAAACCGAACATGGTACTTGGTTTGCACCATGGGAGGTTTTAGATAATATgaagaaattatttgaaaatgaaaaagagaTTTTAGATATGTTATTGGGTCATTTGGTACCAATCGTCACAAACAAGGGAGGAGCAAAGAAAAATGTTGGTCGTCAATTCACCAAGGAATCAAATGTTGATAGTTTATTTATGAGAGTTTTCCCAGTTACACCAGCACGTTATCGTCCACCAAATTTTGTAAATGGTCGTCGTTCAGAACATCCACAAAACTCTCATTATAAAGGTATGGTAAAATCGAATAAAATGATTCGTCAATCTATTGATGCCGGTGAAGGTAAAGCTAAATTCTTGGTAAATTCAGTTTGTGATTTACAAATGCATGTCAATAATATGTATGATAATTccaaatcaaattcaaataccaATGAGGTTGCCAATGGTATTAAACAAATTCTCGAGAAGAAGGAAGGTCTTTTCAGAAAACATATGATGGGTAAACGTGTTAATTATGCTGCACGTACTGTAATTTCACCAGATATTTCATTAGAGACCAATGAAATGGGTGTACCTCAATATTTTGCCAAAACATTAACATTCCCACAACCAGTTAcatcttttaattataatcaatTGGCACAAGCTGTTATCAATGGTCCAGAGCAATATCCAGGTGCAAATTTCattgaagatgaaaatggtCATTTAATTAATCTTTCAAAAGAATCACAAGAGAAAAGAATTGCACTCTCTAAAACCCTCTTAACTAGTCATCCACATGCACCACGTGgtgttaataaaaaagtttatcGTCATTTATTATCTGGTGATTATGTATTGGCAAATCGTCAACCAACACTTCACAAACCAGGTATTATGGGTCATCGTGTTAAGGTTTTAggtaaaaatgaaaagacACTTCGTATGCATTATTCAAATTGTTCAACTTATAATGCAGATTTCGATGGTGATGAAATGAATATTCATTTCCCACAATCTTTATTGGCATCTGCTGAAATTCGTGAAATTTGCGCAAACAATTATCAATACTTGGTACCAAGAAATGGTGCACCACTTAGAGGTTTAATTCAAGATCATATTTTAACCGGTGTACTTTTAACCAAACGTGATACTCTCTTTACCAAAGCCGATTTCCAAGCAATTCTCTATGCATCTTGTTGGTCTGTCAATACTAAACATCCAATTGTTACACCACCACCATGTATTTTAAAACCAGTTCCATTATGGTCAGGTAAACAATTGATTAGTGCTGCTTTGAATCAACTTACAATTGGTCGTGCTCCATTGAATTTAGAGGCACCATCAAAAATTCCAACTAAAATGTGGGGTACTAAAGGTTTGGAGATTACTCGTGACTCTCACGTTATCATTCGTCAAAATGAAATGGTTGCTGGTATTCTTGATAAAGGTCATTTCGGTGCAAGTAGTTATGGTTTGGTTCATACTTGTTATGAACTTTATGATCCAGATGTTGCTGGTTCCCTTTTAACACTATTAGGTCGTATGTTTACAAATTATCTTCAATCACGTGGTTTCACTTGTGGTGTAGACGATCTTTTAATGAAGAACAAAGAAGAGAAGTTCAGAGTTGAAACTTTAAAGAAAGCAAATGAAGAAGGTTATACCGTTGCTGCTAAATTTGCtgatttatcaaaatatGATGAACAAAAAGCTAGAGATTTCTTTTCAAAAGCACTCCAAAGTGAAAGAGAAGTTGCACGTCTTGATGGTTTGTTAAAGAAAGGTTTAAATCAATATACCTCTAAAGTTATTGATACTTTAATTCCAGGTGGTCAACAAAAACCTTTCCCAAAGAATAATTTCTCATTGATGACTGTTTCCGGTGCTAAAGGTAGTGTTGTAAATTTCTCACAAGTTTCATGTCTATTGGGTCAACAGGAGTTGGAGGGTAAACGTGTACCACGTATGGTTAGTGGTAAAACATTACCAAGTTTCCAAGCTTATGATGCCTCTGCAAGAGCTGGTGGTTTCGTTATGGATCGTTTCTTGACTGGTGTACGTCCACAAGATTATTTCTTCCATTGTATGGCTGGTAGAGAGGGTTTAATCGATACTGCAGTTAAAACATCACGTTCTGGTTATCTTCAACGTTGTCTCATTAAACATTTGGAAGGTTTATCAGTTCAATATGATAATACAGTTAGAGAATCCGATGGTTCAgtaattcaattcaattatGGTGAAGATTCATTAGAGATTGGTAAAACTCCATACCTTACTAAATTCCCAATCATTGCAGAAAActatgaattatttaaatcacaaTTCCCAATGGAACAATTGATTGaacaattaaagaatcaaGAGGTTGTTGAATATAATCGTTCAATTAAGACTCAACCAGAATTGGATCCAGTTATGAGTAAATTTAATCCATCTTCCGATTTAGGTTGTGTTTCTGAAAGTTttatgaatcaattaaatcattacaTTGAAAGTAATccacaaaaattaattaaaaccaCCAGCAATCGTGATGGTAAAATCAATGAAAAAGATTTCCGTAATCTTATGTATCTCTATTATTCACGTAGTATGGTTTCTCCAGGTGAAAGTGTTGGTTTACTTTGTGCTCAATCCATTGGTGAACCATCAACTCAAATGACTTTAAATACTTTCCATTTGGCTGGTAGAGGTGAAGCAAATGTAACTTTAGGTATTCCACGTCTTCGTGAATTAATTATGACAGCAACTACTAAACCAATCACTCCATTAATGGAATTCCAAATTAATGATTCAACTAATAAAGTTGAAACTGAAAAGATGGCAAAATATTTAgagattttaaaactttcCGATATTATCAAGGATATTACCGTTCAAGAATATTTCCAAGATACCAATAGAAATTatgatattgaaattgaattcatTCCAACTTTACAACAAGTTTTATCATTACATAGAATTAAAgagaaacaattaaataaattatttggtgaatttaataaagtaaTTAAGAGACAAGTTAAGAGTCAAGGtaaattaaaagttaataatggtgatattGGTTTAGGTTCAAAAGTTAGAGGTAGTGATTTGGTTGAAGATGATTCTTTAACAATTAATGACGATGATGCTCCAGCAAATGATGATACCAccaataatgatgaaaatacttctcaacaacaaccatcatcacaaaataaaaaatcaaaatcaaaagttATCACTCAAGATGATGATAGTGTAGCTGCAAAATCaaagaataaaaagaaacaaaatgTTAATTATGAAGATGGTGAAGAAGAAGCCGAAGAAAAAGATTCTGATGAAGGTGAATCTGAAGCTGAAGAAAGTGATGATAAATCTGATGTCGATTCAGATTCagatgaaatttcaaattctcGTTCATCAAATAGTTTCAGTGATGAAAGTATTGAATTTgatcaaaagaaattaacaTTTACAATTAGTGTTGCAAGTGATagtaaaaaagttttaatgtTGGGTATTGTCGAAACTGAAGCCTCTAAATTTGTACTTAAATCTTGTAAAGGTATCACTAGATGTTTTGTTAATGAAAAACAAGTTGGTGGTAAAACTCATTATTCCATTCAATCCGAAGGTGTTAATCTTTCAGAAATTTTCGAACTTCGtgataaattaaagattgaTGAAATCTATACCAATGATATCTATGCTATCCTTCAAAAGTATGGTGTTGAAGCATGTCGTCAAGCTGTTACCtctgaaatttcaaatgtaTTTGCTGCTTATGGTATCTCTGTCGATAAACGTCATCTCATCCTTTTAGGTGATTATATGACTTTTGAAGGTGGTTATAGAGCTTTAAATCGTATtggtattgaaaataatacttCTCCTTTCCAAAAAATGTCTTTTGAAACTACTTTCTCTTTCCTTTCAAAAGCTTCTTTAATGGGTGACTATGATACTGTCACTTCTCCTTCTTCACGTATCGTTTTAGGTCAAATCGTTAAAAATGGTACTGGTAGTTTTACAATCGTTGCTCcagttaaataa